From the genome of Caretta caretta isolate rCarCar2 chromosome 27, rCarCar1.hap1, whole genome shotgun sequence, one region includes:
- the PSMB3 gene encoding LOW QUALITY PROTEIN: proteasome subunit beta type-3 (The sequence of the model RefSeq protein was modified relative to this genomic sequence to represent the inferred CDS: deleted 1 base in 1 codon), with protein sequence MGRAGGVARSGSGFGCAARQPGRSRWGGGSLRLVVFSSAGAMSIMSYNGGAVMAMKGKNCVAIASDRRFGIQAQMVTTDFQKIFPMGDRLYIGLAGLATDVQTVAQRLKFRLNLYELKEGRQIKPQTLMSMVANLLYEKRFGPYYTEPVIAGLDPITYEPFICSLDLIGCPMITDDFVVSGTCSEQMYGMCESLWEPDMEPDHLFETISQAMLNAVDRDAVSGMGVVVHIIEKDKITTRTLKARMD encoded by the exons ATGGGAAGAGCGGGAGGCGTGGCTCGGAGCGGCAGCGGGTTCGGGTGCGCGGCGCGGCAGCCCGGAAGGAGCCGGTGG GGGGGAGGATCGTTGCGCTTGGTGGTGTTCTCGTCAGCCGGCGCCATG tctATTATGTCCTATAATGGAGGGGCTGTAATGGCCATGAAGGGGAAAAACTGTGTGGCCATTGCATCGGACAGACGGTTTGGAATTCAGGCTCAGATGGTGACCACAGACTTTCAGAAGATTTTCCCTATGGGAGATAGACTATATATcgggctggctgggcttgccaCAGATGTGCAGACAGT TGCCCAGCGGCTGAAGTTCAGGCTGAATCTCTATGAACTGAAGGAAGGCAGACAGATCAAGCCCCAAACTCTCATGAGTATGGTGGCCAACCTACTCTATGAGAAACG GTTTGGACCCTAttacacagagccagttattgCTGGACTGGACCCCATAACTTATGAACCTTTCATCTGCTCTTTGGACCTGATTGGTTGTCCCATGATAACAGATGACTTTGTTGTCAGTGGCACCTGCTCAGAGCAGATGTATGGCATGTGTGAGTCTCTCTGGGAGCCTGACATG GAGCCAGACCACCTCTTTGAAACGATCTCGCAGGCTATGCTGAATGCAGTGGACAGAGATGCTGTGTCTGGCATGGGTGTGGTAGTCCATATAAT TGAAAAAGACAAGATCACCACCAGGACACTGAAAGCACGCATGGACTAG